The following are encoded in a window of Actinomycetota bacterium genomic DNA:
- a CDS encoding NADH-quinone oxidoreductase subunit J, producing the protein RTQSVKRRWPRSAVGIVTAFGGTELQMRYAFPTADLGQRLFTDWVLPFEALSVLLLAALIGAIVLARRD; encoded by the coding sequence GGAGGACCCAGTCGGTGAAGAGGCGCTGGCCCAGGTCGGCGGTGGGCATCGTCACCGCCTTCGGAGGCACCGAGCTGCAGATGAGGTACGCCTTCCCCACCGCCGACCTGGGCCAGCGCCTCTTCACCGACTGGGTCCTCCCGTTCGAAGCGCTGTCCGTGCTGCTGCTCGCCGCGCTGATCGGGGCCATCGTCCTCGCGAGGAGGGACTGA